One region of Limnospira fusiformis SAG 85.79 genomic DNA includes:
- the rcbX gene encoding RuBisCO chaperone RbcX, translated as MDIKKVAKDTTKVLTSYLTYQAVIIITNQLTETNPGLAIWLSDFSSQGKIQDGEAYLEELLQENQELAFRVMTVRDHLAEEVAGYLPEMVRQGIQQGNMAHRRQYLERMTQLTTSETNPPD; from the coding sequence ATGGATATCAAAAAAGTTGCTAAGGACACGACCAAGGTACTGACAAGTTACCTAACCTACCAAGCTGTAATCATCATCACCAACCAATTGACAGAGACTAACCCTGGTTTAGCTATCTGGCTAAGTGATTTTTCCTCTCAGGGGAAAATCCAGGATGGTGAGGCTTATCTTGAGGAACTGTTACAGGAAAATCAAGAACTGGCTTTCCGAGTGATGACCGTCCGAGATCATCTCGCTGAAGAGGTGGCGGGTTATCTACCGGAGATGGTTCGGCAGGGGATTCAGCAGGGAAATATGGCACATCGCCGCCAGTACCTGGAACGAATGACGCAACTCACTACTTCAGAGACTAACCCTCCCGACTAA
- a CDS encoding form I ribulose bisphosphate carboxylase large subunit, translating to MSYSQTQTKSKAGYQAGVKDYKLTYYTPDYTPKDTDILAAFRVSPQPGVPPEEAGAAVAAESSTGTWTTVWTDLLTDLDRYKGRCYHIEPVPGEDNQYFCFVAYPLDLFEEGSVTNMLTSIVGNVFGFKALRGLRLEDMRIPIAYLKTFQGPPHGITVERDKLNKYGRPLLGCTIKPKLGLSAKNYGRAVYECLRGGLDFTKDDENINSQPFMRWRDRFLFVQEAIEKSQAETNEIKGHYLNVTAPTCEEMMKRAEFAKEIGTPIIMHDFFTAGFTANTTLARWCRDNGLLLHIHRAMHAVVDRQRNHGIHFRVLAKCLRMSGGDHLHSGTVVGKLEGEKGITMGFVDLMREDHIEEDRSRGIFFTQDWASMPGVMPVASGGIHVWHMPALVEIFGDDSCLQFGGGTLGHPWGNAPGATANRVALEACIQARNEGRNLFREGGDVIREACKWSPELAVACELWKEIKFEFEAMDTL from the coding sequence ATGTCTTACTCTCAAACTCAAACCAAATCGAAAGCCGGATATCAGGCTGGTGTAAAAGACTATAAGCTGACGTATTACACGCCGGATTATACGCCCAAAGATACAGACATTCTGGCCGCGTTCCGTGTTTCTCCTCAACCGGGAGTTCCCCCGGAAGAAGCGGGAGCAGCAGTAGCAGCAGAATCTTCGACCGGAACTTGGACAACTGTATGGACTGACCTGTTAACAGACCTCGATCGCTACAAAGGTCGTTGCTACCACATCGAACCAGTACCCGGCGAAGACAATCAATATTTCTGCTTTGTTGCCTATCCGCTGGATCTGTTTGAAGAAGGTTCCGTTACCAATATGTTAACCTCCATCGTGGGTAACGTATTTGGATTTAAGGCTCTGCGGGGCTTGCGGTTGGAAGATATGCGGATTCCAATTGCTTACCTGAAAACCTTCCAAGGCCCTCCCCACGGTATCACCGTTGAGCGGGACAAATTGAATAAATACGGTCGTCCTCTGTTGGGTTGCACCATCAAACCTAAACTGGGTCTGTCGGCTAAAAACTACGGTCGTGCGGTTTATGAGTGTCTGCGTGGCGGTCTGGACTTCACCAAAGACGACGAAAACATCAACTCTCAGCCGTTCATGCGCTGGCGCGATCGCTTCCTATTTGTACAAGAGGCGATCGAAAAATCCCAAGCTGAAACCAACGAAATTAAGGGTCACTACCTAAACGTAACAGCCCCCACCTGCGAAGAAATGATGAAACGGGCGGAATTTGCCAAAGAAATCGGCACCCCCATCATCATGCACGACTTCTTCACCGCTGGCTTTACCGCCAACACCACCCTAGCTCGTTGGTGCCGTGATAATGGTCTGTTGCTGCACATTCACCGCGCTATGCACGCTGTGGTTGACCGTCAACGTAACCACGGTATCCACTTCCGGGTTCTCGCCAAGTGTCTGCGGATGTCCGGTGGTGACCACCTGCACTCCGGTACAGTTGTAGGTAAACTCGAAGGTGAAAAAGGTATCACCATGGGTTTTGTAGACCTGATGCGGGAAGACCACATCGAAGAAGATCGTTCTCGTGGTATCTTCTTTACCCAAGATTGGGCTTCTATGCCTGGTGTAATGCCGGTTGCTTCCGGTGGTATTCACGTTTGGCATATGCCAGCTCTGGTGGAAATCTTCGGTGATGATTCCTGCTTGCAGTTCGGTGGTGGTACTTTGGGACACCCCTGGGGTAATGCTCCTGGTGCAACTGCTAACCGTGTGGCTCTCGAAGCCTGTATCCAAGCTCGTAACGAAGGCCGCAACCTGTTCCGTGAAGGCGGCGACGTGATTCGTGAGGCTTGCAAGTGGAGTCCTGAGCTGGCTGTGGCTTGCGAACTTTGGAAAGAAATCAAGTTCGAGTTCGAGGCCATGGACACCCTGTAG
- a CDS encoding ribulose bisphosphate carboxylase small subunit: MQTLPKERRYETLSYLPPLTDAQTQKQLQYILEQGFIAGVEFSESSAPEQHYWTLWKLPLFNATSVREVMAEIDECRREYPKCFIRVMGFDNVKQCQVLSFIVHRPTGSLY, translated from the coding sequence ATGCAAACACTACCAAAAGAGCGCCGTTACGAAACTCTGTCCTATTTACCCCCTCTGACTGATGCTCAGACCCAGAAACAGCTTCAGTATATTCTTGAGCAAGGCTTTATTGCTGGGGTAGAATTCAGCGAATCCTCTGCGCCTGAGCAACACTACTGGACTCTGTGGAAGTTGCCTCTGTTTAATGCAACTTCCGTTCGCGAAGTTATGGCGGAAATCGACGAATGCCGTCGGGAATATCCTAAGTGCTTTATCCGCGTTATGGGTTTTGATAACGTGAAGCAGTGCCAAGTTCTCAGCTTTATCGTTCACCGTCCCACTGGCTCACTGTACTAA
- a CDS encoding glycosyltransferase family 39 protein, whose translation MLYQPKVFTGGLPRRLVILLMIVIVLGVLFRFASLDRKLYSHDEVFTNLRSAGFTREQVDQQLFSDRIFTPSEVLEYQRLKPDSTAADTLASLHRNPHHPPLYYLMARGWMRGFGSSILASRLLPAVISLISLPLIYALAWELFQSPLISLMATALLAVSPVDVLLAQTARQYSLMTALIIASSLMLLKGSRTNNWLWWLGYVITCTLGLYTHLFFGLVIASHIGWGILIFGSEPRRNYKPRLSLFFIQLGISICLTLVLYLPWITVIIHNWEQAQTLTSWTQQSMSLLDLSKFWLLSFTSVLVDIDFGFNSFWTYLFRLPFLLLIIYALYYVSETNDSQTGLFILTAIWIPFILLVLPDLLWGGQRSSVTRYLIACFPAIQIAIAFLLGTHLNSGRKSLLDGEKLWLWVLAILLSFSIISLGLSTVSSTWWDKGLSYFNHQVATEINQANSSVLISDAGNGTNTGDLISLSYLLNNDVKLILMSNQPSLQLIPEQSTIFVFRPSQELQELLQQNYGDLEQVLETPDLWKVQ comes from the coding sequence ATGCTCTACCAACCAAAGGTGTTTACAGGTGGTCTACCCCGTCGCCTGGTTATTCTGTTAATGATCGTGATTGTCCTGGGGGTGTTGTTTCGTTTTGCGAGTCTCGATCGCAAACTATATTCCCATGATGAAGTTTTTACCAATTTGCGATCGGCTGGTTTTACCCGGGAACAGGTAGATCAGCAATTGTTCAGCGATCGCATTTTTACCCCCTCAGAAGTCCTAGAATATCAACGCCTCAAACCCGATAGCACCGCCGCCGATACTCTCGCATCTCTGCATAGAAACCCCCATCATCCCCCCCTATATTATCTCATGGCTAGGGGTTGGATGCGAGGCTTTGGCAGTTCGATTTTAGCTTCCCGTCTTTTACCCGCCGTCATTAGTTTAATATCCTTACCGCTTATTTATGCCTTAGCTTGGGAATTATTTCAATCTCCGCTAATTTCCCTCATGGCTACCGCTTTACTAGCTGTTTCTCCGGTGGATGTATTATTAGCGCAAACCGCTCGTCAATACAGCTTAATGACGGCTTTAATTATCGCCTCTAGTCTCATGTTACTCAAGGGGAGTCGGACTAACAATTGGCTGTGGTGGTTGGGTTATGTAATCACCTGCACTTTGGGACTATATACCCATTTATTTTTTGGATTAGTTATAGCTAGTCATATCGGTTGGGGAATCTTGATTTTTGGGTCAGAACCGAGACGGAATTATAAACCACGTCTGTCTTTGTTTTTCATTCAGTTGGGGATATCTATATGTTTAACTTTGGTTCTTTATCTCCCCTGGATAACTGTTATTATCCATAATTGGGAACAGGCTCAAACCTTAACCAGTTGGACTCAGCAATCGATGAGTTTACTGGATTTATCCAAGTTTTGGCTGCTCAGTTTTACGTCGGTTTTAGTTGATATTGACTTTGGCTTTAACAGCTTCTGGACGTATTTATTTAGGCTGCCGTTTTTACTGCTCATTATTTATGCTCTGTATTATGTAAGTGAAACCAATGATAGTCAAACCGGATTGTTTATTTTAACTGCCATTTGGATACCGTTTATCCTGCTGGTTTTACCAGATTTATTATGGGGAGGACAACGTTCCTCTGTCACTCGGTATCTGATCGCTTGTTTTCCGGCTATTCAAATAGCGATCGCTTTTTTATTAGGAACCCACCTTAATAGCGGTCGTAAATCATTATTAGATGGTGAAAAGTTGTGGCTGTGGGTATTAGCCATATTACTAAGTTTTAGTATTATTTCCTTGGGTTTGAGTACAGTTTCATCAACTTGGTGGGATAAAGGTTTAAGCTATTTTAATCATCAAGTGGCTACCGAAATTAATCAAGCCAACTCATCTGTGTTAATTTCCGATGCGGGAAATGGTACTAATACAGGAGATTTAATCTCCCTGAGTTATCTATTAAATAATGATGTGAAACTTATCCTGATGAGTAATCAACCATCATTACAATTAATTCCTGAACAGTCCACCATTTTTGTATTTAGACCTTCTCAGGAATTACAAGAGTTGTTACAGCAAAATTATGGCGACCTTGAGCAAGTCCTGGAGACCCCAGACCTGTGGAAAGTTCAATAA